One part of the Thermanaeromonas sp. C210 genome encodes these proteins:
- a CDS encoding CD1247 N-terminal domain-containing protein, which translates to MKDLRRRVAYLQGLVAGLQLEDNKEGRVLKEIISLLEDITEAIHDLHEDYEELEEYLEDIDEDLYDLEREAYADDLEEEEDEGEEDEEGDYVEVECPQCHEIVCFDADVLDDEEVVEVTCPNCNAVVFVNEEDKGEPADREKGEQGDTEDI; encoded by the coding sequence GTGAAGGATTTGCGCAGACGCGTGGCGTACCTTCAGGGACTGGTAGCCGGGCTCCAACTGGAGGACAATAAGGAAGGGCGTGTACTGAAGGAAATTATATCCCTGCTGGAGGACATTACCGAGGCTATCCACGACCTGCACGAGGACTACGAAGAACTGGAAGAGTACCTGGAGGACATTGACGAGGACCTCTACGACCTGGAAAGGGAAGCCTATGCCGATGACTTGGAGGAGGAAGAAGACGAAGGAGAGGAAGACGAAGAGGGCGATTACGTAGAGGTTGAGTGTCCCCAATGCCACGAAATCGTGTGTTTCGACGCCGACGTCCTCGATGATGAGGAGGTAGTGGAGGTTACCTGCCCTAATTGTAACGCCGTTGTTTTTGTAAATGAGGAGGACAAAGGAGAACCTGCTGACCGGGAAAAGGGTGAGCAGGGCGATACCGAAGATATTTAA
- the spoIIIAA gene encoding stage III sporulation protein AA: protein MTTCRPPWSETPPAPAGVAEVLDILPPHLKEILFKLPRALQESLEEIRLRSNRPLHVRWLGGEGWIDVRGKPTAVAGEAYQVKPQDLRHAVQALTDNSLYAWENELRSGYVTVKGGHRVGLVGEAVVEKGEVRTLKNIGALNIRLARSVVGCSRPLLPYLIRENGRPYHILLLSPPRCGKTTLLRDLVRSFSIGVPELGMRGLNVGVVDERSEIAGCYQGIPQLDVGPRTDVLDRCPKVSGLLMLVRSMGPDVVATDEVGRPAELEALQEVLHSGVTLLASVHASTLEELKGRPGWTPLLEQGVWERLVVLGRSLGPGTVEAVLSGKDGRPVLVGPLRLTPASVNVGGKKVC from the coding sequence TTGACTACTTGCCGACCCCCATGGTCTGAAACTCCTCCTGCCCCCGCAGGGGTAGCCGAAGTACTTGATATCTTACCCCCTCACCTGAAAGAGATCCTTTTTAAACTGCCCCGGGCCCTGCAGGAGAGCCTGGAGGAAATACGCCTGCGTTCCAACCGGCCCCTGCATGTGCGCTGGTTGGGCGGGGAAGGATGGATCGACGTCCGGGGGAAGCCCACGGCCGTGGCGGGCGAAGCCTACCAGGTAAAGCCCCAGGACCTCCGGCATGCGGTACAAGCCCTGACGGACAACTCCCTGTACGCCTGGGAAAACGAGTTGCGTTCGGGGTACGTGACGGTTAAGGGAGGACACCGCGTGGGCCTGGTAGGCGAGGCAGTAGTGGAAAAAGGGGAAGTGCGCACCCTTAAGAACATCGGCGCCTTGAACATTCGCCTGGCCCGCAGCGTCGTAGGGTGTTCGCGTCCCCTGTTGCCCTACCTTATAAGGGAAAACGGCCGCCCTTATCATATTCTTTTGCTGTCTCCGCCCCGCTGCGGGAAAACCACCCTCCTCCGCGACCTGGTCCGCTCCTTTAGCATCGGAGTGCCCGAGCTGGGAATGCGGGGCCTGAATGTCGGGGTCGTGGACGAGCGGTCGGAAATAGCCGGCTGTTATCAAGGAATACCCCAGCTCGACGTGGGTCCCCGGACGGACGTACTGGACCGCTGCCCCAAGGTAAGCGGCCTTCTGATGCTCGTGCGTTCCATGGGGCCGGACGTCGTGGCCACCGATGAGGTGGGCCGGCCCGCCGAACTGGAAGCCCTCCAGGAGGTACTGCACAGCGGGGTCACCCTCCTGGCCAGTGTGCATGCGTCCACCTTGGAGGAATTAAAGGGGCGACCAGGCTGGACTCCCCTTTTGGAACAGGGGGTCTGGGAGCGCCTGGTGGTCCTGGGCCGCAGTCTGGGCCCAGGTACCGTAGAAGCCGTCCTTAGTGGGAAGGACGGCAGGCCTGTTTTGGTGGGGCCCTTAAGGCTGACGCCGGCGTCGGTCAACGTTGGGGGGAAGAAGGTGTGCTGA
- the spoIIIAB gene encoding stage III sporulation protein SpoIIIAB — translation MLKLTGAGLVILSCGFLGLGLAQAYFTRPRELRTLSAALKMLETEIVFTATPLPLALARISGRLEEPVTLLFRVTARLLQEERGLPAAEAWEQGLEALREKSSLTPADLDILRVLGQGLGASGREDQAKNLELARQHLHRQLAAAEEDANRQGRMWRTLGFLLGAALALLMC, via the coding sequence GTGCTGAAACTCACCGGCGCAGGACTGGTAATCTTAAGTTGCGGGTTTTTGGGCTTAGGCCTTGCGCAGGCCTATTTCACACGCCCCCGGGAACTGCGCACCTTAAGTGCCGCTTTGAAGATGCTGGAGACGGAGATTGTGTTCACGGCTACTCCCCTTCCCTTGGCCCTGGCCCGGATAAGCGGACGCCTGGAAGAGCCCGTGACCCTTCTTTTCCGGGTAACCGCCAGGCTTCTCCAGGAGGAGCGCGGTCTGCCGGCCGCCGAAGCCTGGGAGCAGGGGTTAGAGGCCCTACGGGAAAAGAGCTCCCTCACCCCTGCGGACCTGGATATCTTACGCGTTCTCGGCCAGGGATTGGGGGCCTCCGGCCGGGAAGACCAGGCCAAGAATCTGGAACTGGCGCGCCAGCACCTGCACCGGCAGCTGGCGGCCGCGGAAGAAGATGCCAACCGCCAGGGGAGAATGTGGCGTACCCTGGGGTTCCTCCTGGGTGCAGCCTTAGCGTTGCTAATGTGTTGA
- the spoIIIAC gene encoding stage III sporulation protein AC: MLGVDVSLIFRLAALAIIITIFYTFLKQAGRDEYAYMTLLAGLAIALLWVIPVIMELFNAVRAVFQLY; encoded by the coding sequence ATGTTAGGCGTTGACGTCAGCTTAATTTTTCGCTTGGCGGCCTTGGCAATTATAATTACCATTTTTTACACCTTCTTAAAACAGGCGGGAAGGGATGAATATGCCTATATGACCCTGCTGGCCGGCCTGGCCATTGCCCTCCTCTGGGTTATACCGGTGATTATGGAACTGTTTAATGCCGTAAGGGCCGTATTCCAGCTTTATTAA
- the spoIIIAD gene encoding stage III sporulation protein AD, with the protein MEIFQIVGLGLTATLIIVVIRQAHALETALLISLVVGAVIFLLLVDRIGAVIRVLTDLSDRAGINRFYLTTVLKIIGIAYVGEFGAQVCRDAGENAVASKVELAAKVLIMVLAIPIIVAILESIVKLLP; encoded by the coding sequence GTGGAGATCTTTCAAATTGTAGGCCTGGGACTTACCGCCACTTTGATCATAGTAGTCATCCGCCAGGCCCACGCCCTGGAGACCGCACTTCTAATAAGCCTGGTAGTCGGTGCGGTCATTTTCCTCCTGCTGGTGGACCGTATCGGCGCGGTCATCCGGGTTCTCACCGATCTTTCCGACCGCGCAGGTATCAACCGTTTTTACCTCACCACCGTGCTCAAAATCATCGGTATCGCCTACGTGGGTGAGTTCGGGGCCCAGGTTTGTCGGGATGCGGGAGAGAACGCAGTGGCTAGCAAGGTGGAGCTGGCGGCCAAGGTTCTGATCATGGTCCTGGCCATACCCATTATCGTGGCCATCTTGGAGAGCATTGTTAAACTGCTGCCCTGA
- the spoIIIAE gene encoding stage III sporulation protein AE translates to MKTRILPVVFFIAFLLIYPLPGDAEEIIPVLKEEENRVASALDKYLEEQVQSLNIDSLDRYLRELEREVGYYMPSLSWSQVWENLRRGELPVHPTELIEGLGRYFLRELWAGVKLLSQLVILAVAAAVLQNLQASLGGSAGRLAHGIVFLALAGMALASFTLALQSAGQAIDRMVSFFQSLLPMLVTLLAASGGLTSSSLLHPVLLYSLTIANTLTRNTIFPLIYCGAVLGVVGQISDRFQIGRLAGLLRQLSLALLSLMLTVFTGVLSVYGIAGSVVDGVGLKTAEFATSTFVPVVGKILSDAVTTVAGTTLLLKSAVGLSGVIVISFLAAFPMIKIVSLALIFRVAAALVQPFGEDRLSDALEGMGGALLLIFACLIAVALMFYLAIGVVVLLGNVVVALRG, encoded by the coding sequence GTGAAAACCCGGATACTGCCCGTCGTCTTCTTTATAGCGTTTCTTCTTATATACCCTCTTCCCGGAGATGCCGAGGAGATAATCCCGGTGCTTAAGGAAGAAGAAAACCGGGTTGCTTCGGCCCTGGACAAGTACCTGGAAGAACAGGTGCAGTCGTTAAACATAGATAGCCTTGACCGGTACCTGCGGGAGCTCGAACGGGAAGTGGGGTACTATATGCCCTCTTTAAGCTGGAGCCAGGTATGGGAAAACCTCCGCCGGGGGGAACTGCCGGTCCACCCGACGGAGCTCATAGAGGGCCTGGGAAGGTATTTTTTGCGCGAGCTCTGGGCGGGGGTAAAACTCCTCAGTCAGCTGGTAATCCTGGCCGTGGCGGCCGCTGTGCTGCAGAATTTGCAGGCTTCCCTGGGGGGGAGCGCAGGAAGGCTCGCCCACGGCATCGTCTTCTTGGCTCTTGCCGGAATGGCCCTGGCGTCCTTTACCCTGGCCCTCCAGTCGGCCGGCCAGGCCATCGACCGTATGGTGAGTTTTTTCCAGTCCCTCTTACCCATGCTGGTAACCCTCCTGGCGGCCAGCGGAGGACTGACCAGTTCGAGTTTGCTCCACCCGGTGCTTCTCTACAGCCTAACTATAGCCAACACTTTGACGCGCAATACCATTTTCCCGCTGATTTATTGCGGGGCCGTCTTGGGAGTTGTAGGCCAGATTTCCGACCGCTTTCAGATCGGCCGGCTGGCCGGGCTCCTGCGGCAGTTGTCCCTGGCCCTTCTCAGCCTCATGTTGACCGTGTTCACGGGGGTGCTTTCGGTCTACGGTATTGCCGGCTCGGTAGTGGACGGGGTGGGTCTAAAGACAGCGGAATTTGCCACCTCTACTTTTGTTCCGGTGGTGGGCAAGATACTCTCCGATGCCGTAACCACCGTGGCCGGGACTACCCTCCTCCTAAAGAGCGCCGTGGGCTTGAGCGGGGTGATAGTGATCTCCTTTCTCGCCGCCTTTCCCATGATTAAGATCGTATCCCTGGCCCTGATCTTCAGGGTGGCCGCCGCTCTGGTCCAGCCCTTCGGAGAAGACCGGTTATCCGATGCTTTAGAAGGTATGGGCGGCGCCTTACTTCTTATATTTGCCTGTCTGATAGCCGTCGCCCTGATGTTTTACCTGGCCATTGGAGTGGTGGTCCTCTTGGGCAATGTGGTAGTAGCCCTCAGGGGGTAG
- a CDS encoding stage III sporulation protein AF: protein MLQVIGEIVRQVALIAILAGLLEMMLPQQTMNRYVRLVLGLFVLVAILSPLAEKFGRGQALEVMAWDFRPGSIEEKVETLAPSSSWQGAPGDAAMAIFRERLGSQMRALIAFIPGVREAEVEVEVEGTPEDLARAKISSVEVTVEWESSARPEEEKPAGGTGEEGSHVAGLPAAPATEEELVARIKQTLAFFYGLDPGVITVRGR from the coding sequence TTGCTACAGGTTATTGGGGAAATAGTGAGGCAGGTCGCCCTCATAGCCATTCTCGCCGGCCTTCTGGAAATGATGCTTCCCCAGCAGACCATGAACCGATACGTTCGCCTGGTCCTCGGACTTTTTGTTCTGGTAGCCATACTTTCTCCGCTGGCGGAAAAGTTCGGCCGGGGGCAAGCTTTAGAAGTAATGGCCTGGGATTTCCGCCCCGGCAGTATAGAGGAGAAGGTGGAGACCCTCGCCCCATCTTCCTCCTGGCAAGGGGCTCCCGGGGATGCGGCCATGGCAATATTTAGGGAAAGGTTGGGTAGCCAGATGCGGGCTCTGATCGCTTTCATCCCCGGTGTAAGGGAGGCCGAGGTCGAGGTGGAGGTGGAGGGAACGCCTGAAGACCTGGCGAGGGCAAAGATCAGTAGCGTGGAGGTAACTGTAGAATGGGAAAGTAGCGCACGGCCGGAGGAGGAGAAGCCGGCCGGGGGGACGGGCGAGGAAGGGTCTCACGTGGCCGGCCTGCCCGCCGCTCCTGCCACCGAGGAGGAACTGGTGGCCCGGATTAAACAGACCCTAGCCTTCTTCTACGGGCTCGATCCCGGGGTAATAACAGTACGAGGGAGGTGA
- a CDS encoding SpoIIIAH-like family protein — protein sequence MRKIKINDKMRVLIALVLTFGVLAYLVQGEQEMAKPGGTGLPSEGPAQQAAEESAAGAAASAGSSSTSEDWNIKAEEILEDAANKAGKGDAAFFVEYRLERDRRRSQQIELLKQIVDNPNATGEGKQEAQKRLVDLTQQMDLELQLEKLIVAKGYQEAAVFIQPNAVNVIVMADQFTAEDAYKIGDLVSRSTGRPREQISIIPRQ from the coding sequence ATGCGGAAGATCAAAATAAACGATAAAATGCGGGTCCTGATCGCCTTGGTATTAACCTTCGGAGTTCTGGCTTACCTGGTGCAGGGTGAACAGGAGATGGCCAAACCCGGGGGGACGGGGCTGCCTTCCGAGGGGCCGGCGCAACAGGCGGCCGAGGAGTCTGCCGCAGGCGCCGCCGCAAGTGCCGGTTCCTCGTCTACTTCCGAGGATTGGAACATAAAGGCGGAAGAAATTCTGGAAGATGCCGCCAACAAGGCCGGAAAGGGCGACGCGGCCTTCTTTGTAGAGTATCGCCTGGAACGGGACCGCCGCCGCAGCCAACAGATCGAGCTCTTGAAGCAGATTGTAGATAATCCCAACGCCACCGGAGAAGGGAAACAGGAAGCCCAAAAACGCCTGGTGGACCTAACCCAGCAGATGGACCTGGAGCTCCAGTTGGAAAAACTAATCGTAGCCAAGGGATACCAGGAAGCAGCCGTCTTTATTCAACCCAATGCAGTCAATGTTATCGTCATGGCCGACCAGTTCACCGCGGAGGACGCCTACAAAATAGGCGATCTGGTTTCCCGTTCCACGGGGCGGCCCCGGGAGCAGATCAGCATTATACCCCGGCAATAG
- the accB gene encoding acetyl-CoA carboxylase biotin carboxyl carrier protein produces the protein MAGVRITDTTLRDGHQSLWATRMSLQDMLPILEKLDSVGYHSLEVWGGATFDVCLRYLDEDPWERLRTIKRYVKRTPLQMLLRGQSLVGYQHYPDDVVAAFIGRSVANGIDIIRIFDALNDLRNMEVPIRVAKKEGAHVQGTVVYTISPVHTTEHYLQVARELEGMGVDSICIKDMAGLLTPFAAYELVKLFKENLKVPVQLHSHYIGGLALGAYLEAARAGVDVVDTASVPLAFGASQPPVETIVRALAGTPYDTGLDLHLLFEIAKYFDDLRRELGYERGVTRITDMWVFQHQVPGGMISNLVNQLKEQKAAHRINEVLEEIPRVRAELGYPPLVTPTSQIVGIQAVLNVLLGERYKVVPEEVKNYVRGLYGRPPAPISEEIKRRVIGDEEPVEGRPADYLEPRMEEARREIGDLAESEEDVVSYALFPQVARKFLENRRAGKLNPGRRPVLQQGVKVNKEVKAGMDLKEITQLIKALEETGVTELNLESEGVKVSIKRGMVGCQPVAEAVSSPAQEPAAAPPKEDKGAAVDVIEVRAPMVGTFYRAPAPDAPPFVEIGTRVKPGQTLCIIEAMKLMNEITADAPGRVIEILVENGQPVEYGQILFRLAKE, from the coding sequence TTGGCCGGAGTAAGGATTACCGATACTACCCTTCGCGACGGGCACCAGAGCTTATGGGCTACGCGCATGTCCCTCCAGGATATGTTGCCCATCCTGGAAAAGCTGGATAGCGTAGGCTACCACTCCCTGGAGGTGTGGGGCGGCGCCACCTTCGATGTATGCCTGCGTTATTTAGATGAAGATCCATGGGAGCGCCTGCGTACTATAAAAAGATACGTCAAGCGTACCCCCCTTCAGATGCTCCTCCGCGGTCAATCGCTAGTAGGCTACCAGCATTACCCGGATGATGTAGTGGCCGCCTTTATCGGTAGGTCGGTGGCCAATGGCATAGATATCATCCGCATTTTCGACGCCCTGAACGACCTGCGCAACATGGAAGTACCTATTCGGGTGGCCAAAAAGGAAGGTGCCCACGTCCAGGGTACTGTAGTGTATACCATTAGCCCCGTTCATACCACGGAACACTACTTGCAGGTGGCCCGGGAGCTGGAGGGCATGGGGGTAGACTCCATATGCATAAAGGATATGGCGGGGCTGCTTACGCCCTTTGCGGCCTATGAGTTGGTAAAGTTATTCAAGGAAAATCTGAAGGTACCCGTACAGCTCCACAGCCACTATATAGGGGGTTTGGCCCTGGGTGCCTATTTGGAGGCCGCGCGGGCCGGGGTGGATGTGGTGGATACGGCCTCGGTGCCCCTGGCCTTCGGCGCCTCACAGCCGCCGGTGGAGACCATCGTGCGGGCCCTGGCGGGAACGCCCTATGACACCGGACTCGACCTCCACCTGCTTTTTGAGATAGCCAAGTACTTTGATGACCTTCGCCGGGAGCTGGGCTACGAGCGAGGAGTAACCCGCATAACCGATATGTGGGTGTTTCAACACCAGGTACCTGGCGGCATGATATCCAACCTGGTGAACCAGCTTAAAGAACAGAAGGCCGCCCACCGGATTAACGAGGTACTGGAGGAGATACCCCGGGTCCGGGCCGAACTGGGATATCCTCCTCTGGTCACCCCCACCAGCCAGATAGTGGGCATCCAGGCCGTTCTTAACGTACTCCTGGGCGAGAGGTATAAAGTGGTACCTGAAGAGGTTAAGAATTATGTAAGGGGTCTCTATGGCCGCCCGCCCGCGCCCATCAGCGAGGAAATAAAGCGCCGGGTCATCGGCGATGAGGAGCCGGTAGAGGGCCGGCCGGCCGATTACCTGGAACCGCGCATGGAAGAGGCGCGGCGGGAAATCGGGGATCTGGCCGAGAGTGAAGAAGATGTAGTTTCATATGCCCTGTTTCCCCAGGTGGCCCGCAAGTTCCTGGAGAACAGGAGGGCAGGGAAGCTTAACCCCGGACGGCGTCCTGTACTACAGCAAGGGGTTAAGGTTAACAAGGAGGTGAAGGCCGGCATGGACTTAAAGGAGATTACCCAGCTCATCAAGGCCCTGGAGGAAACCGGCGTAACCGAGCTCAACCTGGAAAGCGAAGGAGTTAAGGTCAGCATAAAGAGGGGGATGGTGGGCTGTCAGCCGGTAGCGGAGGCTGTCTCCTCCCCGGCGCAGGAGCCTGCTGCCGCACCGCCGAAAGAAGATAAAGGGGCGGCGGTTGACGTCATCGAGGTGCGGGCGCCCATGGTTGGCACCTTTTACCGGGCACCGGCCCCGGATGCACCGCCCTTTGTGGAAATAGGGACCCGAGTAAAGCCGGGGCAGACTCTATGCATCATCGAGGCCATGAAGCTGATGAATGAAATTACGGCGGATGCGCCGGGCCGGGTTATAGAAATCCTGGTGGAAAACGGGCAGCCGGTGGAATACGGGCAAATACTTTTCCGGCTAGCAAAGGAGTAG